In one window of Solanum pennellii chromosome 2, SPENNV200 DNA:
- the LOC107009468 gene encoding calcium-transporting ATPase 12, plasma membrane-type-like isoform X1, whose amino-acid sequence MMEMDHEDNGSDIEAQRSSPLLMNGELGKSSLIMRKSALIFKSTYKFIEAGARIASLSRVSSSSSSSTTTFYTPLPSFNLKHGDAEGGGDEFQIVETVADVYTVQSNNEIELQPHDLSTHQQCLQISEENVKLDSLHNFEGVKGSTVDKGIQVGEISSCDLSHHRLIFAGYGQFMIRKLVCKEPTIFLLAVAAILSFVFGIKEEGVQNGWFEGALLVVIIFVIVLFRFARNWYKRYLWKKQKDQKARMNLPPLISDNDSSFCAYFDKLNNYIHISGLLIGILITVVLFIRFKLGHKDDESGYRLETKEEPAEIAQIMNAVKKVLTESKGTVRVLITSLGVALVGMTEGLPFLISVAMAYWYPNFDVNMESVSTFCIENVGWSKEQKLKVTKFLLDRKDVTRIPPDVCSVLSDGIGVSTMTSQTTDQRMEEPILCWAEKNMGMQRDTLRQQVIIVKDKDSEKNPFEGPCGVVIEKNGDNGKEYYSHFKGRADSILSMCSSYYDMKGDVKDLDDETKSEFAQANNNNVNVVAFACKHTQVVEFDENGLTFIGMFVLEDNFNLDNMRQGIEILKEGGVKMIFTSEEDVEVLRTIGDETGLLNSHDALVLKGEDATKENVDKVCIMGNSSPAHKLLLIEQLKKRGEVVAVVGEQAAESNMVLEAAHFGLPVVTNWPETITYVINSIKGGRIVCENLRQFIQVEVILAISSLSINFILVILDGDAPLTIFQLVWVNLLVTFIGGPALLITLLRDELSIRPRKPPITKAMWRNILFQASYQTGIFVFLQHKGSAILGITPKVNRSIVFNGFALCQLFNIFSARDMEQKNFFKGFGQNYLFWALSVLYLVLQFGFIEVEAVFVFTNTARLNWKQWVESILIGAVTWLVDVIVKWASQYIKIDKYCDCGGLYLARNWLQYWFIRINCCYCGQRSTPNPTLASLDYSRSTSGKVIQKTYPYCLITVQFTQKSSLKFWIQVVVVVLLQGWITNITRRVKPTKHRANTCCSRFNF is encoded by the exons ATGATGGAGATGGATCATGAAGATAATGGATCAGACATTGAAGCTCAGCGAAGTTCCCCGCTGTTGATGAATGGAGAATTGGGTAAATCTAGTTTGATCATGAGGAAGTCGGCGCTCATTTTCAAATCTACTTACAAGTTCATTGAAGCTGGAGCAAGAATAGCATCTCTTTCACGAGTCTCATCATCTTCCTCATCCTCCACCACAACCTTTTATACTCCTCTTCCCAGCTTTAATCTTAAACATGga GACGCGGAAGGTGGTGGAGATGAATTCCAGATTGTTGAAACTGTGGCTGATGTTTATACTGTACAATCAAACAATGAGATTGAGCTTCAGCCTCATGATCTGAGTACTCATCAACAATGCTTACAAATTAGTGAAGAGAATGTGAAGTTGGATTCACTTCACAATTTTGAAGGAGTGAAGGGGAGTACTGTTGACAAGGGAATTCAAGTTGGAGAAATTTCTAGCTGCGACTTGTCTCATCACAGGCTGATCTTCGCAGGATATGGCCAATTCATGATCCGAAAGTTAGTATGCAAGGAACCAACTATTTTCCTCCTTGCAGTTGCAGCAATATTGTCGTTTGTCTTTGGAATCAAAGAAGAAGGTGTGCAGAATGGTTGGTTTGAAGGAGCACTTCTGGTCGTGATTATATTTGTGATTGTTTTGTTTAGGTTTGCACGAAATTGGTACAAAAGATATCTTTGGAAGAAGCAAAAAGATCAAAAAGCAAGGATGAATTTACCCCCCTTGATTTCTGATAACGACTCCAGTTTTTGTGCCTACTTTGACAAGTTGAACAATTACATACATATCAGTGGGTTGTTGATTGGCATTTTGATCACTGTGGTGCTGTTTATTCGCTTTAAATTGGGCCATAAAGATGACGAGAGTGGATACAGATTAGAAACCAAGGAAGAACCAGCTGAAATTGCACAGATAATGAATGCCGTGAAAAAGGTTTTAACAGAATCAAAGGGAACAGTAAGAGTTTTGATAACCTCACTTGGTGTCGCACTGGTAGGGATGACTGAAGGATTACCATTTCTTATTTCAGTTGCAATGGCATATTGGTATCCGAATTTTGATGTTAACATGGAATCAGTCAGCACCTTCTGTATAGAAAATGTTGGCTGGTCGAAAGAGCAAAAATTGAAAGTTACTAAGTTTCTTCTCGACAGAAAAGATGTTACCAGGATACCACCAGATGTCTGCAGTGTTCTCTCTGATGGGATTGGCGTCTCCACTATGACTTCTCAAACAACCGACCAAAGAATGGAAGAACCAATACTTTGCTGGGCAGAAAAGAACATGGGTATGCAGAGAGACACTTTGCGTCAGCAGGTCATCATTGTGAAGGACAAAGATAGTGAGAAGAATCCTTTTGAAGGACCTTGTGGAGTTGTCATAGAGAAAAATGGAGATAACGGGAAGGAGTACTATTCACACTTCAAAGGACGGGCTGATTCAATATTGTCAATGTGTTCAAGTTACTATGACATGAAGGGTGATGTGAAGGATTTGGATGACGAAACAAAGAGTGAATTTGCTCAAGCTAACAACAACAATGTGAACGTAGTTGCATTTGCCTGCAAACATACTCAGGttgttgaatttgatgaaaatgGCCTAACATTCATCGGTATGTTTGTCTTAGAAGATAATTTCAATCTAGACAACATGAGACAAGGAATTGAGATTCTAAAAGAAGGCGGAGTGAAGATGATATTTACCTCGGAAGAAGATGTTGAAGTGCTTCGTACCATTGGTGATGAAACAGGATTGCTCAACTCACATGATGCTCTAGTACTTAAGGGCGAAGATGCTACAAAGGAAAATGTTGATAAGGTTTGCATTATGGGGAACTCCTCTCCTGCACACAAGCTTCTTTTAATAGAGCAGTtgaagaaaagaggagaagtgGTGGCTGTGGTAGGAGAACAAGCAGCTGAAAGTAATATGGTTCTTGAAGCAGCTCATTTTGGCCTGCCTGTGGTGACTAACTGGCCTGAAACTATAACTTATGTGATTAACAGCATCAAGGGAGGAAGAATTGTTTGTGAGAATCTGAGGCAGTTCATCCAAGTTGAGGTAATCTTGGCAATCAGTAGCTTATCAATAAACTTCATACTGGTTATATTAGACGGAGATGCCCCGTTAACAATATTTCAGTTGGTATGGGTTAACCTTCTTGTTACATTTATTGGAGGGCCAGCTTTGCTAATTACTCTACTAAGGGATGAGCTTTCTATCAGACCAAGAAAACCGCCAATTACCAAAGCTATGTGGAGAAACATACTTTTTCAAGCTTCTTATCAGACTGGCATTTTTGTATTCCTTCAACACAAAGGAAGTGCAATACTGGGCATCACTCCAAAAGTTAACAGATCTATAGTCTTTAACGGGTTCGCTCTGTGCCAGCTTTTTAACATATTCAGTGCAAGGGATATGGAGCAGAAGAATTTTTTCAAAGGTTTTGGTCAAAATTACTTGTTTTGGGCATTGTCTGTGCTGTATCTTGTGTTGCAGTTTGGATTCATTGAAGTAGAGGCTGTCTTTGTCTTTACCAACACGGCACGACTGAATTGGAAGCAATGGGTTGAATCCATTTTAATTGGAGCTGTTACATGGTTGGTTGATGTGATAGTAAAATGGGCATCACAATACATAAAGATAGACAAATATTGTGATTGTGGAGGTCTTTACCTAGCTAGAAACTGGTTACAGTATTGGTTTATCAGGATCAATTGCTGTTACTGTGGACAAAGGAGtacaccaaatccaactcttgCTTCCTTGGATTATTCGAGATCCACTAGCGGAAAGGTAATTCAAAAAACTTATCCATACTGCCTAATTACAGTACAGTTCACACAAAAGTCTTCCCTAAAATTTTGGATTCAAGTTGTAGTTGTTGTTCTTTTGCAGGGCTGGATAACAAATATCACACGTCGTGTTAAACCAACCAAGCATAGAGCTAATACTTGTTGCAGTCGCTTCAATTTTTAG
- the LOC107009468 gene encoding calcium-transporting ATPase 12, plasma membrane-type-like isoform X2: MMEMDHEDNGSDIEAQRSSPLLMNGELGKSSLIMRKSALIFKSTYKFIEAGARIASLSRVSSSSSSSTTTFYTPLPSFNLKHGDAEGGGDEFQIVETVADVYTVQSNNEIELQPHDLSTHQQCLQISEENVKLDSLHNFEGVKGSTVDKGIQVGEISSCDLSHHRLIFAGYGQFMIRKLVCKEPTIFLLAVAAILSFVFGIKEEGVQNGWFEGALLVVIIFVIVLFRFARNWYKRYLWKKQKDQKARMNLPPLISDNDSSFCAYFDKLNNYIHISGLLIGILITVVLFIRFKLGHKDDESGYRLETKEEPAEIAQIMNAVKKVLTESKGTVRVLITSLGVALVGMTEGLPFLISVAMAYWYPNFDVNMESVSTFCIENVGWSKEQKLKVTKFLLDRKDVTRIPPDVCSVLSDGIGVSTMTSQTTDQRMEEPILCWAEKNMGMQRDTLRQQVIIVKDKDSEKNPFEGPCGVVIEKNGDNGKEYYSHFKGRADSILSMCSSYYDMKGDVKDLDDETKSEFAQANNNNVNVVAFACKHTQVVEFDENGLTFIGMFVLEDNFNLDNMRQGIEILKEGGVKMIFTSEEDVEVLRTIGDETGLLNSHDALVLKGEDATKENVDKVCIMGNSSPAHKLLLIEQLKKRGEVVAVVGEQAAESNMVLEAAHFGLPVVTNWPETITYVINSIKGGRIVCENLRQFIQVEVILAISSLSINFILVILDGDAPLTIFQLVWVNLLVTFIGGPALLITLLRDELSIRPRKPPITKAMWRNILFQASYQTGIFVFLQHKGSAILGITPKVNRSIVFNGFALCQLFNIFSARDMEQKNFFKGFGQNYLFWALSVLYLVLQFGFIEVEAVFVFTNTARLNWKQWVESILIGAVTWLVDVIVKWASQYIKIDKYCDCGGLYLARNWLQYWFIRINCCYCGQRSTPNPTLASLDYSRSTSGKGWITNITRRVKPTKHRANTCCSRFNF, encoded by the exons ATGATGGAGATGGATCATGAAGATAATGGATCAGACATTGAAGCTCAGCGAAGTTCCCCGCTGTTGATGAATGGAGAATTGGGTAAATCTAGTTTGATCATGAGGAAGTCGGCGCTCATTTTCAAATCTACTTACAAGTTCATTGAAGCTGGAGCAAGAATAGCATCTCTTTCACGAGTCTCATCATCTTCCTCATCCTCCACCACAACCTTTTATACTCCTCTTCCCAGCTTTAATCTTAAACATGga GACGCGGAAGGTGGTGGAGATGAATTCCAGATTGTTGAAACTGTGGCTGATGTTTATACTGTACAATCAAACAATGAGATTGAGCTTCAGCCTCATGATCTGAGTACTCATCAACAATGCTTACAAATTAGTGAAGAGAATGTGAAGTTGGATTCACTTCACAATTTTGAAGGAGTGAAGGGGAGTACTGTTGACAAGGGAATTCAAGTTGGAGAAATTTCTAGCTGCGACTTGTCTCATCACAGGCTGATCTTCGCAGGATATGGCCAATTCATGATCCGAAAGTTAGTATGCAAGGAACCAACTATTTTCCTCCTTGCAGTTGCAGCAATATTGTCGTTTGTCTTTGGAATCAAAGAAGAAGGTGTGCAGAATGGTTGGTTTGAAGGAGCACTTCTGGTCGTGATTATATTTGTGATTGTTTTGTTTAGGTTTGCACGAAATTGGTACAAAAGATATCTTTGGAAGAAGCAAAAAGATCAAAAAGCAAGGATGAATTTACCCCCCTTGATTTCTGATAACGACTCCAGTTTTTGTGCCTACTTTGACAAGTTGAACAATTACATACATATCAGTGGGTTGTTGATTGGCATTTTGATCACTGTGGTGCTGTTTATTCGCTTTAAATTGGGCCATAAAGATGACGAGAGTGGATACAGATTAGAAACCAAGGAAGAACCAGCTGAAATTGCACAGATAATGAATGCCGTGAAAAAGGTTTTAACAGAATCAAAGGGAACAGTAAGAGTTTTGATAACCTCACTTGGTGTCGCACTGGTAGGGATGACTGAAGGATTACCATTTCTTATTTCAGTTGCAATGGCATATTGGTATCCGAATTTTGATGTTAACATGGAATCAGTCAGCACCTTCTGTATAGAAAATGTTGGCTGGTCGAAAGAGCAAAAATTGAAAGTTACTAAGTTTCTTCTCGACAGAAAAGATGTTACCAGGATACCACCAGATGTCTGCAGTGTTCTCTCTGATGGGATTGGCGTCTCCACTATGACTTCTCAAACAACCGACCAAAGAATGGAAGAACCAATACTTTGCTGGGCAGAAAAGAACATGGGTATGCAGAGAGACACTTTGCGTCAGCAGGTCATCATTGTGAAGGACAAAGATAGTGAGAAGAATCCTTTTGAAGGACCTTGTGGAGTTGTCATAGAGAAAAATGGAGATAACGGGAAGGAGTACTATTCACACTTCAAAGGACGGGCTGATTCAATATTGTCAATGTGTTCAAGTTACTATGACATGAAGGGTGATGTGAAGGATTTGGATGACGAAACAAAGAGTGAATTTGCTCAAGCTAACAACAACAATGTGAACGTAGTTGCATTTGCCTGCAAACATACTCAGGttgttgaatttgatgaaaatgGCCTAACATTCATCGGTATGTTTGTCTTAGAAGATAATTTCAATCTAGACAACATGAGACAAGGAATTGAGATTCTAAAAGAAGGCGGAGTGAAGATGATATTTACCTCGGAAGAAGATGTTGAAGTGCTTCGTACCATTGGTGATGAAACAGGATTGCTCAACTCACATGATGCTCTAGTACTTAAGGGCGAAGATGCTACAAAGGAAAATGTTGATAAGGTTTGCATTATGGGGAACTCCTCTCCTGCACACAAGCTTCTTTTAATAGAGCAGTtgaagaaaagaggagaagtgGTGGCTGTGGTAGGAGAACAAGCAGCTGAAAGTAATATGGTTCTTGAAGCAGCTCATTTTGGCCTGCCTGTGGTGACTAACTGGCCTGAAACTATAACTTATGTGATTAACAGCATCAAGGGAGGAAGAATTGTTTGTGAGAATCTGAGGCAGTTCATCCAAGTTGAGGTAATCTTGGCAATCAGTAGCTTATCAATAAACTTCATACTGGTTATATTAGACGGAGATGCCCCGTTAACAATATTTCAGTTGGTATGGGTTAACCTTCTTGTTACATTTATTGGAGGGCCAGCTTTGCTAATTACTCTACTAAGGGATGAGCTTTCTATCAGACCAAGAAAACCGCCAATTACCAAAGCTATGTGGAGAAACATACTTTTTCAAGCTTCTTATCAGACTGGCATTTTTGTATTCCTTCAACACAAAGGAAGTGCAATACTGGGCATCACTCCAAAAGTTAACAGATCTATAGTCTTTAACGGGTTCGCTCTGTGCCAGCTTTTTAACATATTCAGTGCAAGGGATATGGAGCAGAAGAATTTTTTCAAAGGTTTTGGTCAAAATTACTTGTTTTGGGCATTGTCTGTGCTGTATCTTGTGTTGCAGTTTGGATTCATTGAAGTAGAGGCTGTCTTTGTCTTTACCAACACGGCACGACTGAATTGGAAGCAATGGGTTGAATCCATTTTAATTGGAGCTGTTACATGGTTGGTTGATGTGATAGTAAAATGGGCATCACAATACATAAAGATAGACAAATATTGTGATTGTGGAGGTCTTTACCTAGCTAGAAACTGGTTACAGTATTGGTTTATCAGGATCAATTGCTGTTACTGTGGACAAAGGAGtacaccaaatccaactcttgCTTCCTTGGATTATTCGAGATCCACTAGCGGAAAG GGCTGGATAACAAATATCACACGTCGTGTTAAACCAACCAAGCATAGAGCTAATACTTGTTGCAGTCGCTTCAATTTTTAG